The sequence AAGTTTTAACTCACAATAACCCAAAACGGTGGTTTCGGTTCTGGAAATACGATTGATCAAATCAGTATATATTACCTCAGCATCATTGAGTTTTGAGTTTTCCCAGCTATCAACTGTAATTTTTGCATTAATATGATTAGTATCTTGAGCATTAACAGTAAATGTACTCAAGCATAATAAAATACTTATTGCAACTAAATTCTTCAATTGACCTGAACTAATTAATTATGGAATACAAGATAACAAATTTAAGCACCTTTTTGCAAACTTATATTGCTTAATAATATCTTAACTTTGCCTCTCTTATAGCATACTGGGGCCGACTGGAATTGACAGGTTAGGAGTGGTTTCTGTAAGCATGCCGGGTAATGCGGTAGAATCCCGTAAAACGCAATCGCACATTATTAATTGGCGAATATAATTATTCTTTAGCAGCTTAATCTAGGATTAAACAATGCTAATCTTTCCCAGCAGCCCTGTTCGTTGGCGGTTGATCAGGAAGGAGCGCAAGAACGAAATAAGCCTGTAAAAGTCTTGGTTATAGGTCGAAAACTAAAGAGACTCAGACCTAAGTTCGGTTAGTTTCAGACCTGCTTTGGTTAACATCAACTGAAACTAAGCATGTAGAAAGCATTTATTGCACTATCTCTGGACGGGAGTTCGAATCTCCCCGGCTCCACCTTCGCTCTCCGAAGCTATGAACGTTAGTGAATAGCGAAGGAGAGCACTAGTAAGAATTGAACTACCCACTTCAAAAATGCTTTATCGCAAAAGCTTCTTCGAGCTTCGGTGGATGCAATCCACCACTATTTCGAACTATAAAACTTTTCAGATTATGCATTATGTTTATATTCTTAAATGTGCCGATTCAACTTACTACACTGGCTGCACTGGAAAACTGGATGAAAGAATTGACAAACACAATCTGGGTTATGTTGCATCAACTAAGAGTAAGCGTCCGTTAAAGTTGGTTACCTATATTGCTTTTACAGATAAATACAAAGCTTATCAGTTTGAGAAATATCTGAAATCAGGTTCCGGTATTGCTTTCAGGAATAAGCGATTTGTCTAGTCCGAAGCTATGAACGTTAGTGAATAGCGAAGGAGAGCACTAGTAAGA comes from Bacteroidota bacterium and encodes:
- a CDS encoding GIY-YIG nuclease family protein, whose protein sequence is MHYVYILKCADSTYYTGCTGKLDERIDKHNLGYVASTKSKRPLKLVTYIAFTDKYKAYQFEKYLKSGSGIAFRNKRFV